One Desulfocurvibacter africanus subsp. africanus DSM 2603 DNA segment encodes these proteins:
- a CDS encoding copper oxidase gives MSLVQWETANEFRVTSTRSAHEIRGSREPLLPGGWGLGRATPFPVLPALLHTSLALCCLLAMLCASPAEAQYQTASEPDHTGHAGHATQEDQANQLERADQDHSVHAQPAQPQDPASGHAGHAAPTAGDRRESSGQEPEKPRTPKAKKPTRGKTEAEPSEPGRHVFPPLPWSEFERTRLPPGQPGRDYTPVFAPDVNTLPFTLRDDVKVFHLVAEPIDHEFAPGLVARCWGYNGDTPGPLLEAMQGDRVRIYVTNRLPAATSVHWHGIRLPSGMDGAAGLTQPSIPPGKTFIYEFWLPDAGTFMYHSHFDDMTQEAMGLVGMFVVHPRKARPPDRDFAILLQEWRIDPGTARPNPLEMIEFNVLTMNGRAFPHTHPLVAELGDRVRIRLGNLSPQDHHPIHIHGYDFRIVATDGGPIAEAAQWPETTVLVPVGSTRDIELVADNPGDWFFHCHMTHHTMNQMGHDMENMVGVDPTGAEQRISRLLPGWMPMGTRGMENMEGMPAPKNSIPMSGLKGQFGPTTMGGMVTVFRVRERAPGYADPGPYDFPAGTVAREATAKELRGDGIELK, from the coding sequence ATGTCGCTTGTACAATGGGAAACTGCCAATGAATTCCGCGTAACCTCGACCCGATCCGCCCATGAAATACGCGGGTCCAGGGAGCCGTTGCTCCCTGGTGGGTGGGGTCTGGGGAGGGCGACGCCCTTCCCAGTTCTCCCGGCTCTTCTGCATACGTCCTTGGCCCTGTGCTGCCTGCTTGCCATGCTTTGTGCTTCGCCGGCCGAAGCGCAGTATCAGACGGCCAGCGAACCCGACCATACCGGCCATGCAGGCCACGCAACCCAGGAAGATCAGGCGAACCAGCTAGAGCGGGCAGACCAGGATCATTCCGTCCATGCGCAGCCCGCTCAACCGCAAGACCCTGCGTCCGGACATGCGGGCCATGCAGCGCCTACTGCGGGCGACCGCCGGGAGAGCTCCGGGCAGGAACCCGAAAAGCCCCGAACGCCCAAGGCTAAAAAGCCGACCCGTGGGAAGACCGAGGCTGAACCTTCCGAACCTGGCCGCCATGTCTTCCCGCCTCTGCCCTGGTCGGAATTCGAGCGGACCCGGCTTCCTCCGGGCCAGCCCGGCCGCGACTACACCCCCGTGTTCGCGCCCGACGTGAACACGCTGCCATTTACCCTTCGCGACGATGTGAAGGTTTTCCATCTCGTGGCCGAGCCCATCGACCACGAGTTCGCGCCGGGGCTGGTGGCGCGCTGCTGGGGCTACAACGGCGACACGCCCGGCCCGCTTCTGGAAGCCATGCAGGGCGACCGCGTGCGCATCTACGTGACGAACAGACTGCCCGCGGCCACGAGCGTGCACTGGCACGGCATCCGCCTGCCAAGCGGCATGGACGGCGCGGCCGGTCTGACCCAGCCGTCCATCCCTCCGGGCAAGACCTTCATCTACGAGTTCTGGCTGCCCGACGCGGGCACGTTCATGTACCACTCGCATTTCGACGACATGACCCAGGAGGCCATGGGCTTGGTCGGCATGTTCGTGGTCCACCCGCGCAAGGCCCGCCCGCCGGACCGCGACTTCGCCATCCTGCTCCAAGAGTGGCGCATTGATCCTGGCACGGCGCGGCCCAATCCGCTGGAGATGATCGAGTTCAACGTGCTGACCATGAACGGCCGGGCCTTCCCGCACACGCACCCGCTCGTGGCCGAGCTCGGCGATCGCGTGCGCATCCGCCTGGGCAACTTGAGCCCGCAGGACCACCATCCCATCCACATCCACGGCTATGATTTCAGGATCGTGGCCACGGACGGCGGGCCCATCGCGGAGGCAGCCCAGTGGCCCGAGACCACGGTGCTCGTGCCAGTAGGCAGCACGCGCGACATCGAGCTTGTGGCCGACAATCCCGGCGACTGGTTCTTCCACTGCCACATGACCCACCACACCATGAATCAGATGGGCCACGACATGGAGAACATGGTAGGAGTGGACCCGACCGGCGCGGAGCAGCGCATCAGTCGGCTGCTGCCCGGATGGATGCCCATGGGCACGCGCGGCATGGAGAACATGGAAGGCATGCCCGCGCCCAAGAACAGCATCCCCATGTCCGGCCTCAAGGGCCAGTTCGGCCCCACGACCATGGGCGGCATGGTCACCGTGTTCCGTGTGCGCGAGCGCGCCCCAGGCTACGCCGATCCCGGCCCGTACGATTTCCCGGCCGGGACCGTTGCGCGCGAGGCCACGGCCAAGGAGCTACGCGGAGACGGCATCGAGTTGAAGTAG
- a CDS encoding TIGR00341 family protein gives MRSKLIKTTPERRAQVIGDISQGSEPGIRFYILVGISTLIASIGLIADSTAVVIGAMLVAPLMTPIFGISLALVLGEAKLLRNSLLAVTAGIFIAVATALLLGSLPIALEVTPEMLSRTQPNLFDLLVAVLAGFAGAYALVDESLSPALPGVAIATALVPPLANTGLCIAVKAYEGGLGSFLLFVANFLSILIVASAVFIVAGMNYRFDSTNKKLFLRRFGLAAFGFLIIFALLTNSLIAMIEDRILSQDIKQVLDQELAGMYGAELNRFNSDFESGKLYVLAHVMSPELFVPKEVKQIQDALSKKLDKPVEFTIRNTIVKDMGATGSTPLVEMRNLEGFFEGRELTRKELVIRETEQLLWELTSEAPGTQLEHVDFGMLPIGPTVVATITGRPPFPEIIRAVQDDLRKRLEMPDLYLLVEVIEPDFWSSQGRLLLGWTRYGKLTPDKERAIKTIENAVREAFSRIDGLFPHDAYFDFGDGRQPVKILVAVSGGREPAKEDLAHVQDTVAKASPLPVEMYMLKTNEAMLTRDGYVPLAEKLRKNVRKRLEEVRKNWHMVN, from the coding sequence ATGCGCTCAAAGCTGATCAAGACGACCCCGGAGCGAAGGGCTCAGGTCATCGGGGATATCTCCCAAGGCTCGGAACCAGGGATTCGCTTCTATATCCTGGTGGGCATATCGACCCTCATCGCCAGCATTGGCCTGATAGCCGACAGCACGGCCGTTGTGATCGGAGCCATGCTCGTGGCCCCTCTCATGACTCCCATTTTCGGCATTTCGCTCGCTCTCGTGCTCGGGGAGGCCAAGCTGCTGCGCAATTCGCTCCTGGCGGTCACGGCGGGAATCTTCATCGCCGTGGCCACCGCACTGCTGCTCGGCAGCCTGCCCATCGCGCTGGAGGTGACTCCCGAAATGCTGTCCCGGACGCAGCCCAACCTGTTCGACCTCCTGGTGGCCGTGCTGGCCGGATTCGCCGGGGCTTATGCCCTTGTGGACGAGTCGCTCAGCCCGGCGCTCCCGGGCGTGGCCATCGCCACGGCGCTGGTGCCGCCGCTGGCGAACACCGGCCTGTGCATCGCGGTCAAGGCCTACGAGGGCGGCCTGGGCTCTTTCCTGCTCTTCGTAGCTAACTTTCTATCCATCCTCATCGTCGCCTCGGCGGTTTTCATCGTCGCAGGGATGAACTATCGGTTCGACTCGACGAACAAGAAGCTGTTCCTGCGCCGCTTCGGGCTGGCTGCGTTCGGCTTTTTGATCATCTTCGCACTGCTCACGAATTCCCTCATCGCAATGATCGAGGACCGCATTCTGTCACAGGATATCAAACAGGTGCTCGATCAGGAGCTGGCCGGCATGTATGGAGCGGAGTTGAACAGGTTCAACTCTGATTTCGAGAGCGGCAAGCTGTACGTCCTCGCGCATGTCATGAGCCCGGAGCTGTTCGTTCCCAAGGAGGTGAAACAGATCCAGGACGCACTGTCCAAGAAGCTGGACAAGCCGGTCGAGTTCACCATCAGGAATACGATCGTCAAGGACATGGGCGCGACGGGCTCGACGCCCCTGGTCGAAATGCGCAATCTGGAAGGCTTTTTCGAGGGTAGGGAATTGACCCGCAAGGAGCTGGTCATCAGAGAAACGGAGCAGCTTTTGTGGGAGCTGACTTCCGAGGCGCCGGGGACGCAGCTTGAACATGTGGACTTCGGCATGCTCCCGATCGGGCCGACGGTCGTGGCGACAATAACGGGCCGACCGCCTTTTCCGGAAATAATACGCGCGGTGCAGGATGATCTGCGCAAGCGCCTGGAAATGCCGGACCTCTACCTGCTCGTGGAGGTCATTGAGCCGGATTTCTGGAGCAGCCAGGGGCGCTTGCTCCTTGGCTGGACACGGTACGGCAAGCTCACGCCGGACAAGGAGCGGGCCATAAAGACCATTGAGAACGCCGTGCGCGAGGCGTTTTCCCGCATCGACGGGCTGTTCCCCCACGATGCCTATTTCGATTTCGGGGACGGGCGCCAGCCGGTCAAGATCCTTGTCGCGGTCTCGGGCGGCAGGGAGCCGGCCAAGGAAGACCTCGCGCACGTGCAGGATACAGTCGCCAAGGCAAGCCCTTTGCCAGTGGAAATGTACATGCTGAAGACGAACGAAGCCATGCTGACCAGGGACGGCTATGTTCCTCTAGCCGAGAAACTGCGCAAGAACGTCCGGAAACGATTGGAAGAAGTCAGGAAGAATTGGCACATGGTCAACTAA
- a CDS encoding TolC family protein gives MCLHVPSNLFALALLMVLAACASTDPAGNIQAVGADVAARTGYSAQRLDGTQAESHSQQAVQDMLADGLGENEAVRIALLNSKRVQAIFEGLGVARAEYVQAGLVENPVFAGAYRYTPGDGSTWELEIAQSLTGLLFTPLRRSVARAELARAESLATAQVLDIILESRRAWFAHQAALERTRAAQLMAETSRAALDLALRLRAAGNITELDLLTRQAMHEEDRILQADEELTLGRARERLNAALGLWGSLAGWEPVGGLPPLPDRRDDADLAAERLESRAVAANLKLAATRQELDALARTVGLERYAPFQEVEVGASLEREPGEKWGVGPSLALPIPLFDFGQARRARARARLSVVSREYEAQAVEMRAAARSAALTLEAARNRAEHYRSVLLPLRRDITAEGQLQNNAMNLSTIGLLDLKRAELDTERSAAEALHEYWRARSALEQIISGRIPSDMAANGGMPAASTSGGGGGH, from the coding sequence ATGTGCCTACACGTCCCGAGCAACCTGTTCGCCCTGGCTCTGCTCATGGTTCTGGCGGCCTGCGCGAGCACCGATCCGGCCGGAAACATCCAGGCCGTGGGCGCGGACGTGGCGGCGCGCACCGGGTACTCGGCGCAGCGGCTGGACGGAACGCAAGCCGAGAGCCACTCGCAACAGGCAGTGCAGGACATGCTTGCCGACGGCCTGGGCGAGAACGAAGCGGTACGCATCGCCCTGCTCAACTCAAAGCGGGTGCAGGCAATTTTCGAGGGACTCGGCGTGGCTAGGGCCGAGTACGTGCAGGCCGGACTCGTCGAGAATCCGGTCTTCGCGGGCGCGTACCGCTACACGCCAGGCGACGGCTCCACCTGGGAGCTGGAGATCGCCCAAAGTCTGACGGGTCTGCTCTTCACGCCTTTGCGCCGGTCCGTGGCGCGCGCCGAGCTGGCCCGGGCCGAGTCCCTGGCCACGGCCCAGGTGCTGGACATCATCCTGGAGTCCCGGCGCGCCTGGTTCGCGCACCAGGCCGCCCTGGAGCGCACGCGCGCGGCCCAGCTCATGGCCGAAACCTCGCGCGCGGCCCTGGACCTGGCCTTGAGGCTGCGCGCGGCCGGGAACATCACCGAGCTGGATCTGCTCACCCGCCAGGCCATGCACGAGGAAGACAGGATTCTGCAGGCCGACGAGGAACTGACCCTGGGCCGGGCGCGCGAGCGACTCAACGCTGCTCTCGGCCTGTGGGGCTCGCTCGCAGGTTGGGAGCCCGTGGGCGGCCTGCCGCCGCTACCGGACAGGCGCGACGATGCGGACCTCGCCGCCGAGAGGCTGGAGAGCCGGGCCGTGGCCGCGAATTTGAAGCTTGCGGCGACCCGCCAGGAACTGGACGCCTTAGCCCGCACGGTCGGCCTGGAGCGCTATGCGCCCTTTCAGGAGGTGGAGGTCGGCGCATCCCTGGAACGCGAGCCGGGCGAGAAATGGGGCGTCGGTCCCAGCTTGGCCCTGCCCATACCGCTGTTCGACTTCGGCCAAGCGCGGCGGGCGCGGGCCAGGGCAAGGCTGTCCGTTGTCTCGCGCGAGTACGAGGCCCAGGCAGTGGAAATGCGCGCGGCCGCCAGGAGCGCGGCGCTGACGTTGGAGGCAGCCCGCAACAGGGCCGAGCACTACCGATCCGTGCTCCTGCCACTTCGGCGCGACATCACGGCCGAGGGCCAGTTGCAGAACAACGCCATGAACCTGAGCACCATCGGCCTGCTGGATCTCAAGCGCGCCGAGTTGGATACCGAACGCAGCGCGGCCGAGGCTCTGCACGAATACTGGCGGGCCCGCAGCGCCCTGGAGCAGATCATCTCCGGACGCATTCCGAGTGATATGGCCGCAAACGGCGGCATGCCCGCTGCCTCTACCAGTGGCGGCGGTGGCGGGCACTGA
- a CDS encoding PAS domain S-box protein produces the protein MSELDFKRVVESAPDTIVIFDLEGCYKYVSPAISEATAGLLSPEDLVGRHPREIGHNTNDLLSMMEAAQTRARETGQDQVLPFDYKTPIGTRHFQALIRPQRNSQGQVESFLSIVRDVTEMKRLQEELASAKAKAEEQAEALKTSNRTLEHVYLEVEKRVGERTVALETEIAVRKQSEERLRESQERYRAIVEDLGEFVSRFTPDGTITFVNKALTRFHGAPSSEILGNNLFDMLPPLISERLRCLLASATLDQPFVSWSHAMHAPNGEEHCVEWVNRALFDETGRIVEVQAVGRDITKQKHAEEALARREQEFRALAENSPDIIVRYNQDCVRLYANAALSRTLKLPQSELIGRDLSNAPILKPVRKEFEQAVRNVFETGQERAQVLTLTPGESSLHIQYRLAPEFSKDGQVESVLAIGRDITDLMRLGQELRKAKETAESASLAKSTFLSNMSHEIRTPLNSIQSVIELLPSLGIGQEASSYVRIAEQSANHLLRLINNLLDLSRIEAGGIELASKPFEPRHLLQAILGPLAVTAGAKGIELSVDVAEEIPARLVGDELRLGQILMNLVGNAIKYTETGRIRVSMGRDTSCAGEDRRVRLRFSVRDTGIGIHPSRREHIFSGFKHFLDQSRPSSESTGLGLHISMQLVERMGGRIWVDSVPGRGSTFFFTVVLGEVEPGTNESAKPTRTPPHTAPRPLKILLVEDNLVNQMLTSEILKRKGHEVVTASGGQEALDALRDVGFDVVLMDVDMPDMDGVETTRRIRRGLAGDPDVPIFATTAFGLDGDRERFLQAGMDEHISKPFAMDELEKLLAAISARDRQA, from the coding sequence ATGTCTGAACTGGATTTCAAGAGAGTCGTCGAAAGCGCTCCGGACACGATCGTCATCTTCGACCTTGAAGGTTGCTACAAGTACGTTAGCCCGGCCATCAGCGAGGCCACCGCGGGGCTGCTATCCCCCGAGGATCTCGTTGGCAGGCACCCTCGCGAGATCGGCCATAATACCAACGACCTCCTGAGCATGATGGAGGCCGCGCAAACGCGCGCAAGAGAGACCGGCCAGGATCAGGTCCTGCCCTTCGACTATAAGACCCCCATCGGCACGCGCCATTTCCAGGCCCTGATCCGCCCGCAGCGGAACAGCCAAGGGCAGGTGGAGTCCTTCCTGTCCATTGTCCGGGATGTGACGGAGATGAAGCGGCTGCAGGAGGAGCTTGCCTCGGCCAAGGCCAAGGCCGAGGAGCAGGCCGAGGCGCTCAAGACGTCCAACCGGACCCTGGAGCATGTCTATCTCGAAGTGGAGAAGCGCGTTGGCGAGCGCACGGTGGCCCTGGAAACCGAAATCGCCGTGCGCAAGCAATCCGAGGAACGCCTGCGCGAGAGCCAGGAACGCTACCGGGCCATCGTGGAAGACCTGGGCGAGTTCGTCAGTCGTTTCACGCCCGACGGAACCATCACCTTCGTGAACAAAGCCCTCACCAGGTTTCATGGCGCGCCTAGCAGCGAGATCCTGGGCAATAACCTCTTCGACATGCTTCCGCCACTTATCAGCGAACGGCTGCGATGTTTGCTCGCATCCGCCACGCTGGATCAGCCGTTTGTGTCGTGGAGCCATGCCATGCATGCGCCAAACGGCGAGGAGCACTGCGTCGAGTGGGTAAATAGGGCCTTGTTCGACGAGACCGGCAGGATCGTCGAAGTCCAGGCCGTCGGGCGCGACATCACGAAACAGAAACACGCGGAAGAAGCCCTGGCCCGCCGGGAGCAGGAATTTCGGGCTCTGGCGGAAAACTCGCCTGACATCATCGTACGCTACAACCAGGACTGTGTGCGCCTCTACGCCAATGCGGCGCTGTCCCGCACTCTCAAGTTACCCCAGTCCGAACTGATCGGAAGGGACCTCTCCAACGCTCCTATTTTGAAACCGGTTCGTAAAGAGTTCGAGCAGGCGGTTCGCAACGTGTTCGAGACGGGGCAGGAGCGAGCCCAGGTGCTTACGCTGACCCCTGGCGAGAGCAGCTTGCACATCCAATATCGCCTGGCTCCTGAATTCTCCAAGGACGGCCAGGTGGAAAGCGTGCTGGCCATCGGCCGGGACATCACCGACCTCATGCGGCTGGGGCAGGAGCTCCGGAAGGCCAAGGAAACGGCTGAGTCCGCAAGCCTGGCCAAGAGCACGTTCCTGTCCAACATGAGCCACGAAATCCGCACGCCCCTGAACAGCATCCAGAGCGTGATCGAGCTTCTGCCCTCGCTCGGCATAGGCCAGGAGGCGTCCTCCTATGTACGGATCGCCGAGCAGTCGGCCAACCATCTCCTGCGCCTCATCAACAACCTGCTCGATCTGTCCAGGATCGAGGCCGGCGGAATCGAGCTGGCTAGCAAGCCGTTCGAACCGCGTCATCTGCTGCAGGCGATCCTCGGCCCCCTGGCCGTAACGGCCGGAGCCAAAGGGATTGAGCTCAGCGTGGATGTCGCGGAGGAAATCCCCGCGCGACTCGTGGGCGACGAACTGCGCCTGGGTCAGATCCTCATGAACCTCGTGGGCAACGCGATCAAGTACACGGAGACGGGCCGGATTCGCGTCAGCATGGGCCGAGACACTTCATGCGCCGGAGAAGACAGGCGCGTCCGACTCCGCTTTTCCGTGCGGGACACCGGCATCGGCATCCATCCGAGCCGGCGCGAACACATCTTCTCTGGTTTCAAGCACTTCCTGGACCAAAGCCGTCCGAGCAGCGAGAGCACGGGGCTGGGATTGCACATCTCCATGCAGCTCGTGGAGCGGATGGGCGGCAGGATATGGGTGGACAGCGTGCCTGGCCGGGGAAGCACCTTCTTCTTCACCGTCGTGCTCGGGGAAGTCGAGCCGGGGACGAACGAAAGCGCGAAGCCGACCCGGACGCCGCCGCACACGGCGCCACGCCCGCTCAAGATCCTCCTGGTGGAGGACAATCTCGTCAACCAGATGCTCACGTCCGAGATCCTCAAGCGCAAGGGTCACGAAGTGGTCACGGCGTCGGGCGGCCAGGAGGCCCTGGACGCGCTCAGGGACGTCGGATTCGATGTAGTGCTCATGGACGTGGACATGCCCGACATGGACGGCGTCGAAACGACCCGGCGCATCCGTAGAGGTCTGGCAGGTGATCCCGACGTACCCATCTTCGCCACGACGGCCTTCGGGCTGGACGGCGACCGCGAGCGGTTCCTGCAGGCGGGCATGGACGAGCACATTTCCAAGCCGTTCGCCATGGACGAGCTGGAAAAACTGCTCGCGGCCATCAGCGCGAGGGACAGGCAGGCCTAG
- a CDS encoding saccharopine dehydrogenase family protein, with protein MSKVLIVGAGGVGQVVVHKCAQVPEVFSEIHLASRTKSKCDAIAKQVKDRWKRDVRTHALDADNVQETVALIRKVKPDLLLNVALPYQDLALMEACLETGVDYLDTANYEPKDVAKFEYKWQWAYQERFQQAGIMALLGSGFDPGVTNVFTAYAAKHHFDEIRELDILDANAGQHGQHFATNFNPEINIREVTAKGRFWENGEWKETEPLSVKQSYDFPEGIGPMNIYLMYHEELESLARHFPTLKRARFWMTFSDNYLKHLEVLQNVGMTRIGPVDYKGCKVIPLEFLKALLPDPGSLGPLTKGRTCIGNIVKGTKDGKEREYYIYNICDHQQAYAEVGSQAISYTTGVPAMIGAMMMLTKKWSKPGVWNMEQFDPDPFMDALNKHGLPWTEVFLKG; from the coding sequence ATGTCCAAAGTTCTCATTGTCGGAGCCGGTGGTGTCGGCCAGGTCGTGGTGCACAAGTGCGCCCAGGTGCCCGAGGTCTTCTCGGAAATCCATCTCGCCAGCCGCACCAAGTCCAAGTGCGACGCCATTGCCAAGCAGGTCAAGGACAGGTGGAAGCGCGACGTGCGGACGCACGCGCTGGACGCCGACAATGTCCAGGAGACCGTAGCGCTCATCCGCAAGGTCAAGCCCGACCTGCTGCTCAACGTGGCCCTGCCCTACCAGGACCTGGCGCTTATGGAAGCCTGCCTGGAGACGGGCGTGGACTATCTGGACACGGCCAACTACGAGCCCAAGGACGTGGCCAAGTTCGAATACAAATGGCAGTGGGCCTATCAGGAGCGCTTCCAGCAGGCCGGCATCATGGCCCTGCTCGGCTCGGGTTTTGATCCGGGTGTGACCAACGTGTTCACGGCCTATGCGGCCAAGCACCACTTCGACGAGATCCGCGAGCTGGACATCCTGGACGCCAACGCTGGCCAGCACGGCCAGCACTTCGCCACGAATTTCAATCCCGAGATCAATATCCGCGAGGTCACGGCCAAGGGCCGCTTCTGGGAGAACGGGGAGTGGAAGGAGACCGAGCCGCTCAGCGTGAAGCAGAGCTACGACTTCCCCGAGGGCATCGGCCCCATGAATATCTACCTCATGTACCATGAGGAGCTGGAGTCGCTGGCTAGGCACTTCCCCACGCTCAAGCGCGCCCGCTTCTGGATGACCTTCTCGGACAACTACCTCAAGCACCTGGAAGTCCTGCAGAACGTGGGCATGACCCGCATCGGCCCCGTGGACTACAAGGGCTGCAAGGTCATCCCGCTGGAGTTCCTCAAAGCCCTGCTGCCCGATCCCGGCAGCCTCGGCCCGCTGACCAAGGGCCGCACCTGCATCGGCAACATCGTCAAGGGCACCAAGGACGGCAAGGAGCGCGAGTACTACATCTACAACATCTGCGACCACCAGCAAGCCTATGCCGAGGTCGGCTCGCAGGCCATCTCCTACACCACGGGCGTGCCGGCCATGATCGGCGCCATGATGATGCTTACCAAGAAGTGGTCCAAGCCCGGCGTGTGGAACATGGAGCAGTTCGATCCCGACCCGTTCATGGACGCCCTGAACAAGCATGGACTGCCGTGGACAGAAGTCTTCCTCAAGGGCTAG
- the speA gene encoding biosynthetic arginine decarboxylase, whose translation MLKKNTLERWTADKSADVYGIRNWGAGYFDINDNGDVVVTPILSNRKVSVSIPEVIAGIKERGFDMPVLLRIENILDSQISLLHESFRAAIKKLDYKGKFRGVYPIKVNQQEQVVDEVTRYGQRFHHGLEAGSKAELIAALAMLRDKEACLVCNGYKDQEFIDLGLFATKMGYKLFFVLEMPSELDLIMSRAAYLNIRPLLGVRLKLATQAGGHWTESGGDRSIFGLNTSQLVEVVDSLKERGMLDCLQLLHYHLGSQIPNIRDIRSAALEASRIYAELVKEGVKMGYLDLGGGLAVDYDGSHTNFTNSRNYSLEEYCADIIETVMETMENAGVDHHPTIITESGRALVAYYSVLLFNILDVSRFEAAPVPETLPEDTPEHLVNLLDVYKSLTLKNMQECYNDAMFYRDEIRTGFRHGTMSLRERALGENIFWSIITRIAKDARRLKHVPNDLKDIHVALSDIYYANFSVFQSVPDAWAIDHLFPIMPVHRLNDIPSRQGILADITCDCDGKIDKFIDLHGVKHTLPLHELNGEEYYLGVFLVGAYQETLGDLHNLMGDTNVVTIRVHDDGSYDFVRELEGDTVADVLDYVEYEPKVLLEQFRRTAEEAVRDQLITATERREIMEAYEAGMRGYTYFER comes from the coding sequence ATGCTTAAGAAAAACACCCTGGAACGCTGGACGGCGGACAAGTCCGCCGACGTCTACGGCATCCGCAACTGGGGCGCCGGATACTTCGACATCAACGACAACGGCGACGTGGTGGTCACGCCGATACTGAGCAACCGCAAGGTCTCCGTATCCATCCCCGAGGTCATCGCCGGCATCAAGGAGCGCGGCTTCGACATGCCCGTGCTCCTGCGCATCGAGAACATCCTCGATTCGCAGATATCGCTGCTGCACGAGAGCTTCCGCGCGGCCATCAAGAAGCTCGACTACAAGGGCAAGTTCCGCGGGGTCTATCCCATCAAGGTCAACCAGCAGGAGCAGGTGGTCGACGAGGTCACGCGCTACGGCCAGCGTTTCCACCATGGCCTGGAGGCCGGCTCCAAGGCCGAACTCATCGCCGCCCTGGCCATGCTGCGCGACAAGGAAGCCTGCCTGGTCTGCAACGGCTACAAGGATCAGGAGTTCATCGACCTGGGCCTGTTCGCCACCAAGATGGGCTACAAGCTCTTTTTCGTGCTGGAAATGCCCAGCGAGCTGGACCTGATCATGTCCCGCGCGGCCTACCTGAACATCCGGCCGCTGCTGGGCGTGCGCCTGAAGCTCGCCACCCAGGCCGGCGGCCACTGGACCGAGTCCGGCGGCGACCGCTCCATCTTCGGCCTGAACACGAGCCAGCTCGTGGAAGTCGTGGACTCCCTCAAGGAACGCGGCATGCTCGACTGCCTGCAGCTGCTGCACTACCACCTGGGTTCGCAGATCCCCAACATCCGCGACATCCGCTCCGCGGCCCTGGAGGCCAGCCGCATCTACGCCGAACTGGTCAAGGAAGGCGTCAAGATGGGCTACCTGGACCTGGGCGGCGGCCTGGCCGTGGACTACGACGGCTCGCACACCAACTTCACCAACTCCCGCAACTACTCGTTGGAGGAGTACTGCGCCGACATCATCGAAACGGTCATGGAGACCATGGAGAATGCCGGCGTCGACCACCACCCGACCATCATCACCGAGTCGGGCCGAGCGCTGGTGGCCTACTACTCGGTGCTGCTGTTCAACATCCTGGACGTCTCGCGCTTCGAGGCCGCACCCGTGCCCGAAACCCTGCCCGAGGACACGCCCGAGCACCTCGTCAACCTGCTCGACGTCTACAAGTCGCTGACGCTCAAGAACATGCAGGAATGCTACAACGACGCCATGTTCTACCGCGACGAGATCCGCACGGGCTTCCGCCACGGCACCATGAGCCTGCGCGAACGCGCCCTGGGCGAGAACATCTTCTGGTCCATCATCACGCGCATCGCCAAGGACGCCAGGCGCCTCAAGCACGTGCCCAATGACCTCAAGGACATCCACGTGGCCCTGTCGGACATCTACTACGCGAACTTCAGCGTGTTCCAGTCCGTGCCCGACGCCTGGGCCATCGACCACCTGTTCCCCATCATGCCCGTGCACAGGCTCAATGACATACCCTCGCGCCAGGGCATCCTGGCCGACATCACCTGCGACTGCGACGGCAAGATCGACAAGTTCATCGACCTGCACGGGGTCAAGCACACCCTGCCGCTGCACGAACTGAACGGCGAGGAGTACTACCTGGGCGTGTTCCTCGTTGGCGCGTACCAGGAAACCCTGGGCGACCTGCACAACCTCATGGGCGACACCAACGTGGTCACCATCCGCGTGCATGACGACGGCAGCTACGACTTCGTGCGCGAACTAGAAGGCGATACCGTGGCCGACGTGCTCGACTACGTGGAGTACGAGCCCAAGGTTCTGCTGGAGCAGTTCCGCCGTACGGCCGAGGAGGCGGTGCGCGACCAGCTCATCACCGCCACCGAGCGCCGCGAAATCATGGAAGCCTACGAGGCCGGCATGCGCGGCTACACGTACTTCGAGAGATAG